A genomic window from Streptomyces mirabilis includes:
- a CDS encoding alpha-ketoglutarate-dependent dioxygenase AlkB, with translation MSTHLQGSLFDQTDELHLSQLNAMRRTVLGDGAWIDLLPGWLSGADALFARLVDEVPWRAERRQMYEHVVDVPRLLASYRAGDALPHPILDEARQALSAHYARELGEPFTTAGLCYYRDGRDSVAWHGDRIGRGAREDTMVAILSVGAPRDLLLRPRRGGETVRRPLGHGDLIVMGGSCQRTWEHAIPKTARAAGPRISVQFRPDGVN, from the coding sequence ATGTCCACGCACCTCCAGGGCTCGCTGTTCGACCAGACCGACGAGCTCCACCTCAGTCAGTTGAACGCGATGCGCCGGACGGTCCTGGGCGACGGGGCCTGGATCGACCTGTTGCCCGGATGGCTCAGCGGCGCCGACGCCCTGTTCGCACGGCTCGTCGACGAGGTGCCGTGGCGGGCGGAGCGGCGGCAGATGTACGAGCACGTCGTGGACGTACCGAGGCTGCTCGCGTCCTACCGGGCGGGCGACGCGCTGCCGCACCCGATCCTCGACGAGGCGCGACAGGCGCTGTCCGCGCACTACGCCCGCGAGCTGGGCGAACCGTTCACCACCGCGGGCCTGTGCTACTACCGGGACGGCCGCGACAGCGTGGCCTGGCACGGGGACCGGATCGGGCGGGGCGCACGGGAGGACACCATGGTCGCGATCCTCTCCGTGGGCGCTCCGCGCGACCTGTTGCTGCGCCCGCGCCGCGGCGGGGAGACCGTACGGCGCCCCCTCGGACACGGCGACCTGATCGTGATGGGCGGCTCCTGCCAGCGCACCTGGGAGCACGCCATTCCCAAGACGGCGCGGGCGGCGGGGCCGCGGATCAGCGTCCAGTTCCGCCCGGACGGCGTGAACTGA